A portion of the Pleuronectes platessa chromosome 15, fPlePla1.1, whole genome shotgun sequence genome contains these proteins:
- the LOC128456869 gene encoding Na(+)/citrate cotransporter has translation MAVLPLRVKMLQQVWRLKDVFILVCSPFILLPLAISTREAACAYVIALMAVYWCTEVLPLAVTALLPTILFPVLGIMESKDVCMQYLKDTNMLFVGGLMMAVAVEQWNLHRRIALRALLLVGVRPALLMLGFMGVTAFLSMWISNTATTAMMVPIVQAVLDQLHGHVDPEPSSKIQRTTVVPHPEETISDPKNMAADHEMTSQGETDDVQSQDKPPSVRVSVDSCCPPVEVVSEEEDESRTMSKGLLLSVCYAASIGGIATLTGTGPNLVLIGQMNQLFPQNGDVINFASWFVFAFPIMVLMLTLAWFWLQFLYVGCNLRKTWGCGAVQSEKERAAYNVIKDEHRGLGPMSYGELSVLALFILMVALWFTRDPRFMNGWATHIFNAKAEFVTDATVSLFVAVLLFVLPSEPPRYLCCWRSCDTEAEVWRGPAPPLLTWKVTQEKMPWSIVLLLGGGFALAKGSEESGLSLWLGDQMSPLQSIPPWSVSVVLCLLVATFTECASNVATATLFLPILASMSQSMGLNPLYVMIPCTLSASFAFMLPVATPPNAIVFSFGVLKVSDMARTGVVMNVIGIGCITLAINSWGRVLFSLDSFPSWANVSAPV, from the exons atGGCCGTTCTTCCTCTGAGGGTGAAGATGTTgcagcaggtctggaggttGAAGGACGTCTTCATCCTCGTCTGCAGCCCGTTCATCCTGCTGCCGCTCGCCATCAGCACCAGG gaagcTGCCTGTGCTTATGTCATCGCCCTCATGGCGGTGTACTGGTGCACTGAGGTTTTGCCACTGGCTGTGACGGCGCTGCTGCCGACCATCCTCTTCCCCGTCCTCGGCATCATGGAGTCCAAAGAC GTGTGCATGCAGTACCTGAAGGACACCAACATGCTGTTTGTGGGGGGGCTGATGATGGCCGTGGCCGTGGAGCAGTGGAACCTCCACAGACGCATCGCGCTCAGAGCTCTGCTGCTGGTCGGAGTGCGACCCGCTCT GTTGATGCTGGGCTTCATGGGAGTGACGGCCTTCCTGTCCATGTGGATCAGTAACACGGCCACCACCGCCATGATGGTGCCCATCGTCCAGGCAGTCCTGGACCAGCTCCACGGACACGTCGACCCAGAACCTTCCTCCAAGATCCAGAGAACGACTGTGGTTCCACATCCGGAGGAAACCATCAGTGACCCAAAAAACATGGCCGCCGACCACGAGATGACGTCCCAGGGTGAAACAGACGACGTCCAATCACAAGACAAACCTCCGTCAG tgcgtgtgagtgtggacAGCTGCTGCCCCCCCGTGGAGGTtgtgagcgaggaggaggacgagtcgAGGACGATGAGTAAGGGCCTCCTGCTGAGCGTTTGTTACGCCGCTAGCATCGGAGGCATCGCCACGCTGACAGGAACTGGACCGAACCTGGTTCTGATTGGTCAGATGAACCA GCTCTTCCCTCAGAACGGAGACGTGATCAACTTTGCGTCGTGGTTTGTGTTTGCGTTTCCGATCATGGTGCTGATGCTGACGCTCGCCTGGTTCTGGCTGCAGTTCCTCTACGTCGGCTGCAA CCTGCGGAAGACGTGGGGCTGTGGCgctgtccaatcagagaaggAGCGAGCTGCGTACAACGTGATCAAGGACGAGCACCGCGGCCTGGGGCCGATGAGTTATGGAGAACTCAGCGTCCTGGCGCTTTTCATCCTCATGGTGGCGCTGTGGTTCACACGAGACCCCCGCTTCATGAATGGCTGGGCCACTCACATCTTCAACGCCAAGGCAGA gttcgTCACTGATGCGaccgtctctctctttgttgctgtgttgttgtttgttcttCCCTCTGAGCCGCCGAGGTatctctgctgctggaggagctgtgacacag AGGCGGAGGTGTGGAGAGGCCCCGCCCCTCCTCTGCTCACCTGGAAGGTGACTCAGGAGAAGATGCCGTGGAGCATCGTCCTGCTGCTCGGGGGGGGCTTCGCTCTGGCCAAAGGCAGCGAG gAGTCCGGTCTGTCCCTGTGGCTGGGGGACCAGATGTCCCCCCTCCAGTCCATTCCTCCCTGGAGCGTCTCCGTCGTCCTCTGTCTTCTCGTCGCCACCTTCACTGAGTGTGCCAGCAACGTCGCCACGGCAACACTGTTCCTGCCCATCCTGGCCTCGATg TCTCAGTCGATGGGGTTGAACCCCCTCTACGTGATGATCCCGTGCACCCTCAGCGCCTCGTTCGCCTTCATGCTGCCGGTGGCCACGCCCCCTAACGCCATCGTCTTCTCCTTCGGTGTCCTCAAGGTGTCCGACATG gctaGAACAGGTGTGGTGATGAACGTCATTGGGATCGGCTGCATCACTCTGGCGATCAACAGTTGGGGGCGTGTCCTGTTTTCTCTGGACTCGTTCCCGTCGTGGGCCAACGTCTCTGCACCGGTGTAG